Proteins encoded in a region of the Pocillopora verrucosa isolate sample1 chromosome 11, ASM3666991v2, whole genome shotgun sequence genome:
- the LOC136284294 gene encoding putative adenosylhomocysteinase 3 isoform X2 has protein sequence MAASEGDHRVHKSPAAAQRPPHLKGLTFSESMSRRPPRLRRRSISVSSTDSYGSSASYSDSYSSDEDDVSPRERSQKNSSGGSDFCVKNIKLADFGRREIEIAEQGKQKFML, from the exons ATGGCGGCTTCGGAAGGCGATCATCGCGTACACAAGTCTCCGGCTGCTGCGCAAAGACCACCTCATCTCAAG GGTTTAACCTTCTCTGAAAGCATGTCGAGGCGACCCCCTCGCCTTCGAAGGCGTTCAATTTCGGTGTCTTCCACAGACAGTTATGGAAGCTCAG CTAGCTACTCGGACAGCTATTCATCAGATGAAGACGATGTATCTCCTAGGGAAAGATCTCAG AAAAACAGCAGCGGTGGATCTGATTTTTGTGTTAAGAATATTAAGCTGGCTGACTTTGGTCGCAGGGAAATTGAAATCGCTGAACAAGGCAAGCAGAAATTTATGTTGTGA
- the LOC136284294 gene encoding putative adenosylhomocysteinase 3 isoform X1, translating to MAASEGDHRVHKSPAAAQRPPHLKALEGLTFSESMSRRPPRLRRRSISVSSTDSYGSSASYSDSYSSDEDDVSPRERSQKNSSGGSDFCVKNIKLADFGRREIEIAEQGKQKFML from the exons ATGGCGGCTTCGGAAGGCGATCATCGCGTACACAAGTCTCCGGCTGCTGCGCAAAGACCACCTCATCTCAAGGCACTAGAG GGTTTAACCTTCTCTGAAAGCATGTCGAGGCGACCCCCTCGCCTTCGAAGGCGTTCAATTTCGGTGTCTTCCACAGACAGTTATGGAAGCTCAG CTAGCTACTCGGACAGCTATTCATCAGATGAAGACGATGTATCTCCTAGGGAAAGATCTCAG AAAAACAGCAGCGGTGGATCTGATTTTTGTGTTAAGAATATTAAGCTGGCTGACTTTGGTCGCAGGGAAATTGAAATCGCTGAACAAGGCAAGCAGAAATTTATGTTGTGA